tttttattattattattttctaacCTTTTGAACCTTTAAATAATTGACTTGTAACaatcataaataaaatataattattgtgattcttttttccattttaaaatcattttgaacCATTGGAATTAAGCTTGTGATAACTTTGTGCAGAAGGCAATTTAtcactcttaattttttatcccTAATCTATATGGCGAAAATTTTTTcgcttttataaatttttcattaaaatttaatcTCAATTTGCACCATGTAATTActactatatatatacttataatTTGCTTTTTTTCAAGATAATACACTTTAAGATATAGATAATTGCCTTCTGTTTTCCAACAAGCGAGCAACTTTAATTAATTACTCAAGTGTTTTGCAAAACAGACCTGTACCACTACCACCTAACTGCATACTTACTAAGGTTTTCTAATGCTGTAGGCCCGTCGTGTAATAAAAATACGGATTATAAACAGTGGGAAGTAACTGACCAAAGAAATGATTCTGAACATTGTCTGCTGggcaaaaaacaagtttttgagcgTCGAGACCCTACAAAACGTTGTTATAATGGCTATAATTATGACCGTGCAATATCATCTGCTCCATGCTTATGCACAAGAGAGGATTTCATGTGGtaagaaaaaaatctattttattattttgttgtattattATAGACAAAACCTTTTTTGGTTTCACATTAGGCAATGCCATAAAAAGGGATGAGTTTCTTGAGGGCTTCATAATCtgcaaagtcatttttttgtatgTGCAATGTAAAAGATATTTACATGTCTATACCTTTTGTCAAATAAAATAATCACGCTTTTTATTAGAAATCTgagatttgatttaaaaaataaacaaatgataAATTTAGAAAGTTAGATGACTTAGGTTTGAATTAACAAGCAACCTAAGTTTTTCACTTGTAATTGTTTAATGCTCAAAGCTTTGACCTGTTTTTGTAATTTACTATGATGATTTCGTTGTAGATCGAAACATTAGTATAGTCTTCGGCaaaaaagtttgttgttgttgtgattATGTGAAAcgtcaaatattttttgacgCAGTATATTTGTTCAGGATTATTTTTATCTTATTctaaatcattttatttttaagaactttCCATCTAACATTACAAAAAACCTATTATTTAGTGATTATGGTTATGAGGAGCAATGGATTGATTGGTTCCGAACAAAATGTGTCAAATCTGGTAGCTCTGGCTCTTCTACTGTTCCACCATGGTGTACACCAGGAAAGACTTACAATACCTCATCTGGGTAGGTAGAGTGCTCAATATAGTAATTCTTGCAGCTTGTAACATTGCAAATATATCAATGGAGTTACCATTGTGCAGTGAAGTAATTCCTCCTTTTACACAAACAAtggcttttacattttttatacatttttagcTATCGAAAAATACCTGGTGATTCTTGTTTTGGTAGTTTTGGTTTGGACTACTCTCCACAAATACATATCTGTCCTATtaaaagtatgttttttttcttgtctgCATAGAAACGttttttcttaatgttttaTTCAAATAATTAGCACTTTGCCTATATTAGCCATATTTGTTGCAAGTTGTATAAATTCTATTATcgtgtttttttacttatatctTTTATCTTTGTTGTAGAAGCTGATGATGTTCTGTTTTATTCAAGACGAAGAAGTATAGTTCGTTATGACCTCAAAACAGCAGAGTCCATAACATTTGAGCTCAATGGTCTACGAAATGTAATTGCGATGGACATGGACTATTTAAATAATATACTGTTTTATGCTGATATAAATGTAGATACCATTACTAAAATGGATTTAACAAACGGTTTGTTTTTatgaattcaaatttttttctataGAATTTTTTCCACTTGTAATTTTGGCTATATTGAAAAGAACTTGTGAAAATATCTAGGCTTcatcttttatttttgaaatttctctgAATTCCTTGAAGAACCTGTAAAACTGTTTTCGGGAGTTCAGAGATATGATCAATAACATGGACAGATATCATCAGGTTaaagttgttatataacctAGTTTTTACATTGAACTACcgttatttttttaacaggaAACGTCACCACGCTGCTTGGGTTTAATGAAAGTAGAATTCATATCGAATCCCTGGCTTACGATTGGATGGGGCACAACTTATATTTCTGTGACTCTGGCTCAGCAGAAATCGGGATAATCAATACTACAGGAAAGCACCGAAAGATTTTAATTGGTAGTAGCGTACTTGGAAAGCCAAGAGCTATGGCTGTTCATCCTGCAAAAGGgtatagaaaattatttttattaagttttattgtttaaacATGTTGGTGTATTTCtatattttatacaaaattttttatctGCAACTTCctgtcatttttaaatttttacgtgTTCTTTTGTTATTctaagggaattaatttaaacTAATTTGAAATATTACTGTTCTGTAGATTAATGTTTTGGACAGACTGGGGCATTAATCCAAAAATTGCTAAGGCTAACATGGATGGTTCTGCCATAACCAATCTTGTTACCAGCACTATAAAATGGCCTAACGGAATAACAGTGGATTATGAAGAGAATTATGTTTATTGGGTTGATGCTGGGGTGGATCGTATTGAAAGAATCACCATCACTGGGAACAATAGAAAGGTTTtgtaaatttctttctttttaaattaggttGATAGATTACAATATGTTTTTGTGGACCTAAAAATTTCCATTATAATCTATTGTATCATTTAGAATGCTTAAAGTTTTAAActggaagaaattttaaaagtagaaagaacaataatttttttcatgtgTTTAAACAGTATTAAAATTTGAAACATATTGTGAATAATGTTCCAGGTTTTGCGTTCATATGGAGTAAGTCGTCCGTATGCTATCACAGTATATGGGAATTATATTTATTGGATTGACTGGAGTACAAGAGCCATAACGAGAATGTTAAAAAGCTCAGGCAATGGATATTCACGTGTTATCCCATATGTTTACAATGTGATGGATGTAAAGGCTTTTAATCCAAAACGTCAAGgtgacaatttttttaagttgATGTATCTGTTAGTGGTTAGGATGGTTATAAAGAGCAATGTTGTTCACTCAACTGAAATGTAAAATGTTTACAGAGCTTTTACAACAAGTCTAGCAGTTGAAAAAAAGAACCCATTTAAATTTGAAGAATGTTggtctttattttttttgtatagcaAAGATTAGTAAAACATGTACCATTTCTCAAACTGCTTTCTATCATCTCTAACTCCTTTCGtgtttttgaataaatcagaAGAAGTCGTTTTTTTCGACATTTTATAGACAATGCAAGGAGCAAGTAAATTTAACAAATAATCATTTTGGCATTCTTTCTATAAGCTCTATCAAgtagtaaaattattttttttggcaaAGTGGCTTTTCAGGTGAAAAGTAGTAAGCAGGTTAAGTTTCGTTGTTTTGATCTTTAAGATACACTTCTACAAGAcattttagaagaaaaagaccaattttctaatattatgtTTAGAGAATGTTAGCGAAGGTCAGAGTTTGTACCCCTAGTATGCATGGTTCTTCCCTTTCATTTACTGGACTATCTACAGTTCATATCTTAAATAATTTATATGTCACATGTATTTAAAGTTAGGAAAAGATCGACTTTTTTGGGTAGTTGCTAAGTTACACTCTGTCGCAACCCCCACTTCCCTTTTGCTTCCCAGCAAAACTTCGCCTATGCTTGCACAATATTGAAATTTGGAAATACATCATTTcatttgtgtttattttattagcataatttttttagcgGCACGTGGAAGCAATTACAAATGTCCAAATCCTGCCTGTCAGTTCTTCTGCTTACCAAAAGAAACTGCTCCATATTACACTTGTGAATGCCCTGATAACTTGGTAAAGGCGAACAATACTTGTAAGTGTAAAAGTGCAAACGAAGTATTAGGTGATGATGGAGAATGCAAGCCTAGTAAGTTGTTACCGTTAGTCTATCTGAGTATTTAAACATACATGACCGAATAAACCTACATGTTAATTTTGCGTCTACATAATTACATACAATGCGTCTACATAATTAACATAATTAACGCAAATTTCCACTtaaattattcaattttttattcgaaaaCATAGCTGGGttgtcagatttttttttatttttttttttacagcaGATACATTGTAAAAATCTTTTCCAGTGTTAACAATTTTCTGTATTGTTTGCTTCGTTCTGAAAGGAAAAATGACTTAATGTTTTTAGCAATCTCAGACTTCAGGCGGAAATACACGATGCATTTAAACGGAAGGTTTAAACCTAACGAGTGAGTCATAGGTCAAAACAGATTGTGGTTGACATCATGTATCACTCTCGAAATATTATGCAAAATACAGTTGAAAACAAGATAGTagtaaaaatacaataaataacaatccagaaaaacaagagaaaatgGCGAAAGCGAAGAAAGAGAATTTAAAAAGGATTTTGTTGAGAAATGGCACGAACTAACATGGTCTGTGGGATGTAACATTGGCGTCCTATGAAGACAGAGACGAGAAAAAGCTTTATGCCAGAACTAAGCACTTCATCAAAAACATTTAGACTCTTCTCAAAAACTTTTCGTCTTTAAACTGATCTTATGTATGAAATTCACGTAGAAATGTGGATGTTACACCAAGATTTTCCCTTTGTTTTAGCCAAGGTTTTACCCATATGGATctcttccttttcttttttaaaaaaatgttggctATGATAATTGCGGAGGCAGTAACTGTAGcggcacgttttttcattttgcTTGCCACGATTCAAAGACTTTTGAAGCAAGTACGCCTAAACGCATTACGTGTAGAAAAGAAATCTTTCACAAAGTTTCCCTACAGGTTATCCGTCAGGCTTTCACCTTCCGTTTAAACAGATCGTGTGTTTCAGCTTTTACACTGTTTTGAGTTTCCaaataatttgaatatttttaatcaattaaaacacttttaacttTGTGATTAAAGTAAAATGTGAGATTGATGTGCTGGGAAAAAACGAATTTTAGCatgcttaataaaaaaataaaataaaaaattataaataatatatatatatatatatatatattaactgTAATTAATAAAGTAAATTGAACATATGATATTTTTCGTCCATTTTTAAGCTCAATCCAGTGGCCTAAGTACTTTTTATGAAGTCAACAGTTTTACTTTTCAGAAGTtgattttcatatattttattctgaaaaataCGCCACGGCTAGCTAAAGAACTTGAAAACCATCTTAAAGTTTAAATGGACACAAATGTAAAGGAACCTCCCTTGGGTTATTGCATGGGCTATTTATACAGTTTAAACATTTCTACCTCATGAAATCCACCTCTCTTTTTCGCATATCTGAAACCTAACTGAGTAAACATTGCATATCTAAAAAgcctaaaaataaacttttttacatATCTAAAGCCTCAATACATACACCTCAAATACACCAAAAATCTTCGACTCTGTCATATGCTTTAAATATGCAAAAGCATATGACAGAGTCGAAGATTTCTAAcgttgttgtttcttttttttatttagaaactgGTCAAAGCTGCAATGCTTACCAATTTCAGTGTGGCAGTGGAGAGTGTGTTCCAAGACACTGGAAGTGTGACAAAGATAAAGATTGCTCAGATGGGTCTGACGAAAACGATTGTGGTATATTATCATTCCAATTAATACTATTGTTTTGTGGTTATCTAATACTTTGTGATAAATATTTTGagggtttttatttaaaattttagccgTAACAACTTGTCGTGTTGATCAGTTTACTTGTGCCAACAAACGTTGTATACTAAAGTCATGGAAGTGTGATGGTGATAATGATTGTGGAGATCACAGTGATGAATCGCAGTGCAGCCAAGGTATGTTATGATATGATTGACTGTAGCCGAAATATGTTACGATACAATTGGTTGTAGCCAAAGTGTGTTATGATAGGATTGGTTGTAGCCAAGATATGTTATGATTTGATTGACTGTAGTCAAAATATGTTATGATACGATTGGTTGTAGCTAAAGTATGTTATGATACGATTGGTTGTAGCCAAGATGTGTTATAATGTAATAGGTTGGTTTTTAAACAAGCTAGTTATGCCACCCATTTGAAGTaagggaaaaagaaaaaaagttttgtttacttttaatttcCCAGCGTCAGGAACTCGTAAGTTGATGAGTTTAATTAAAAGAGTTTTTATTTGAATCGACTTCGCTTGATCTTCAGTCCATGCTATGTTATTCTAGTTACATTTTTTGAATAATTGTAGTCTTAGGGAAAGGTTAATGATAATTTAAAGTGATAAAAACAAGTGATAAAAACTCATTTGAAAAAGCTTTCTGTGGAAACGGTTACACTTATTCTGCTCTAGTTACGTGCGGATCACGACAATTTAAATGTCGAAATGGTCGTTGCATATCAAAGTCGTGGAAATGTGACGGTGATAACGACTGCTCTGATTGGTCTGATGAGCAAGATTGTGGACATACAACTCTACCAACAACATCACGTTCGTCACACCGACCGTATTCAACtggtttgttgtttttatttatttatttatttatttattgattgattgattgatttcatttattcatttattcgtttattcatttattcattttgcTGTAACAGAAAATAAGATTAAATATTATTGTTTGTAGCAAAACCTTGCAGCAGTAAGGAATTCAAATGTCATTTTGATGGACACTGCATCCCTTTAAAGAACAAGTGCGATAGTATTAATGACTGTGGTGATTATTctgatgaaaaaaattgtagttGTAAGTCATGaagaattttaattaatttttttatatcagagAAACAAAAAGATATGTATTCACAAAACCTGATGTGGATTTAGAAGGGGGAGGTTGTTAGGGAAAATTCTCAAAAGACAAAGACAAAACTTGTTTAAGacacatttatttttaaaatcgtttaaCTCGTGTTTACCTAAAAGCAGAGGCTGGTCAAAACATAGAAATTTATTCATTCGTTCATTTGTTCTTTAGTTTTTGGTCTGTTTTTGTGGGTGAAGTTTAAACCATCTCACAAGTAAAACTTAtccatttttatttgtagttttaaagttttaatcagTAAGAAGTACTACTTtaacaaaaacatataaatGATAGATAACGTGTGTATATATTTCACTTTTTGTCAAACTGTGTTATGGTAACGTGCCGTATGCTAGCTCTTGTGTTTGCTTTACATTTGCTCTACATTTTAGCTGTAACTTGTGCTAAGGGAGAATTCAAGTGTTTATTAGATCAAAAATGTATTTTCGGCCAGTACAGATGTAATGGATACAAAGACTGCGATGATTGGTCAGATGAGAAGGGTTGTATGTATATTTAATGTTCTTAGGTTTTATATGCTAATGACAATTTTTAATGAATGAGACGGATAAACAGAAGTTTTTCTCCTTTTGTTCCTAACCTTGGCTTGAATATGCTTAAGCTTTTTGTTAACATACCAGTTGAATTTTTTGTAGCCGGTACTATTTAACTgccttatataaataaaaaaatttatcatgTCTATATTTTCTGAATAGGTCCTGTTACTACTCGGAGGACGTTTTCAACCAAATTTTATTGTCCCCCTCCCTTCATGGCGTGTAAAGATCGTAGTGGTTGTTACAACAATGAATCTCGATGTGATGGCAGTCGATATTGCAAAGATGGATCAGACGAGAAAGGTTGTCCAAAGACTAGTCCGAAGACTAAGCCGACTCAGAAGCCAGGTAGGCGGAGTTCAGTTAGTATCTAAGAACCACGTTTGCAGTCTTTGTTGGATATGTATGAAAGAAAGTAGATCATCTGATATTTATGAACCGTTTGAAACTAGATAAATTCAATTATTGTTTTATATAAGAAATTCTACAACAAACAACATATccaggtaaaagtccaaaccACGCACTCTTAACATGTTACCATATTATGTTTAAGAGCTGATAAATTCAATTGCCCTTATAGCTTTCATTGTTCTTTGCAACCGGAAACACTTGTAATTTACCGGAAACACTTTTAATTTACCGGAAACCCTTTTAATTTACCGGAAACCCTTTTAATTTACCGGAAACACTTTTAATTTACCGGAAACACTTTTAATTTACCGGAAACACTTTTAATTTATTGGAAACATTGTTAATTTACCGGAAACATTGTTAATTTACCGGAAACACTTTTAATTTACCGGAAACACTTTTAATTTTCCGAAAATCACTTTTCTCTTTATTAAGATCTCTTCGCTAAAAACAGTTTTCTTTTtggtgaaaacattttaaaatttatgatttCCACccttcaaaaaactttttttttgaactACTGTACAATATTGTAATTTGTCAATGTCCCAAGCAACAGAAGTTAGAGAcatataattactttttaatTAAAGAAAAGACATTGCTTTTTCTCTTCATACAAACATTGTGCTTATGCTATAGTTTGAAGGCCTTCGATGTTTTAACATTTGATAGTGTGTAAGCATGAATGTCATTACCTAAGCAGTTGTTTATTACTTCTGTTTTAGGTTGCAAAAAGGACGAGTTCTGGTGTAGATCAGGGGAATGCATACCATTAGGTAAAAAATGCGACGGTAACGTGGACTGCTATTCTAAAGAAGACGAGAAAGGTTGTGGAAATGAAAGTAAGAGTTTGATGTATTTGTTATGTGTACATTATGCCTAACAAAGCAAATTTGGAAATTTTGGATACTTTCCTAGGGTTCAGCAAAAATTCAGTAAAAACTGGTCTTATCTGGAATTATCTAAATGTGTCAAATATCTTCCTTTTGTTAATATACTGGAGCATTGTGTATTATGGTTTGTTTTAtcttataaaaatgttatcTGCGGTTCTCTTACTCCAACATCTGAATAACTGAGACGCCTTCTCTGTTATTAGatcaaatcaaaaattaatGGTCAAAAGCAAGTTGCAACcataatcaatttttatttgaaatgattCAATCAGACACATCTTGTTCAAAAAATATGAAGTTTCTTGAAAAGTCGAAAAAGTTTAGAATAGAAAAACGTAAACGCTGTAACTACTATGCTTATTTTAGATGAGTGTCTTCCAGCACCATTTGGTTTTAATTGCACAAAACTGGGTCAATGCTACCTGCACAAAGTGTTGTGTGATGGCAAAACTGATTGTTTGGATTATTCAGACGA
Above is a window of Hydractinia symbiolongicarpus strain clone_291-10 chromosome 3, HSymV2.1, whole genome shotgun sequence DNA encoding:
- the LOC130635644 gene encoding sortilin-related receptor-like isoform X2, with protein sequence MFITKNSSIDGIKNLYVSVNRGSFKNTTFPHQTNTTSFIIADATENETMVAVNHNGRANLYISDRAGLVYTLSLPGILYFKKSDNNPSRYRYFTHDFVDLHRVEGISGVYIATNLTKGPPGQRHLRSMITFDKGGEWSLIPAPESNCSIKAGCSLHLSQEYGLHTYTRFTPIYSKASAPGFIFATGNAGQNLNNKPSLYFSRDAGLTWKKAFSGNYYYGFVDHGGVIVAVEKYGFARYLRYSWNEGNSWSYYQFSSSPMRIYGLLTEPGEKTTVFTLFGSYSGAHSWVLIQVNMSAVLGPSCNKNTDYKQWEVTDQRNDSEHCLLGKKQVFERRDPTKRCYNGYNYDRAISSAPCLCTREDFMCDYGYEEQWIDWFRTKCVKSGSSGSSTVPPWCTPGKTYNTSSGYRKIPGDSCFGSFGLDYSPQIHICPIKKADDVLFYSRRRSIVRYDLKTAESITFELNGLRNVIAMDMDYLNNILFYADINVDTITKMDLTNGNVTTLLGFNESRIHIESLAYDWMGHNLYFCDSGSAEIGIINTTGKHRKILIGSSVLGKPRAMAVHPAKGLMFWTDWGINPKIAKANMDGSAITNLVTSTIKWPNGITVDYEENYVYWVDAGVDRIERITITGNNRKVLRSYGVSRPYAITVYGNYIYWIDWSTRAITRMLKSSGNGYSRVIPYVYNVMDVKAFNPKRQAARGSNYKCPNPACQFFCLPKETAPYYTCECPDNLVKANNTCKCKSANEVLGDDGECKPKTGQSCNAYQFQCGSGECVPRHWKCDKDKDCSDGSDENDCAVTTCRVDQFTCANKRCILKSWKCDGDNDCGDHSDESQCSQVTCGSRQFKCRNGRCISKSWKCDGDNDCSDWSDEQDCGHTTLPTTSRSSHRPYSTAKPCSSKEFKCHFDGHCIPLKNKCDSINDCGDYSDEKNCSSVTCAKGEFKCLLDQKCIFGQYRCNGYKDCDDWSDEKGCPVTTRRTFSTKFYCPPPFMACKDRSGCYNNESRCDGSRYCKDGSDEKGCPKTSPKTKPTQKPGCKKDEFWCRSGECIPLGKKCDGNVDCYSKEDEKGCGNENECLPAPFGFNCTKLGQCYLHKVLCDGKTDCLDYSDETKQCKATARVNSLRSKVINGSAVWLTWQHADVSLSKAAGYIIAYMRESTRQVKYIRVGLSTLSYVIGKLPSCSEYMFAVALMHNNVMPANWLYVSTDRVTLRGGIPDEPTGVVVSRHAIIWEEDEASCLRQGYVLQGRRLFCNEGVINVGINTNGVMHYANQQLADKNIKAGTYKCTIVLTYGGEAILVRQSETFLIRYDGKNLFSVQQGKSQAEKKKSNTLVWAIPVAFVLLALFLGLLLMGYKYRRLQHSFLAFAARGNYSRHEDDFDDDDDNMVVGFRQGEDAPMINRFSDDEPLVVS